In Woeseia oceani, one DNA window encodes the following:
- a CDS encoding amidase: MSFRLPTLLLAIVLSACTTSGELVDYRETDIATLQARMESGELSAVSLTQFYLDRIEAIDRNGPALNSIIEINPDALAIARSLDVEREQIGSRGPMHGIPVVLKANIDTADRMETTAGSLALKGHRPPQDAFIVQQLRAAGAVILGKANLSEWANFRSTHSSSGWSSIGGQTNNAYDPARNPCGSSSGSAVAVAASLTSVAIGTETNGSIVCPASVNGLVGIKPTLGLVSRSGIIPIAHSQDTAGPMARTVKDAAILLTAITGRDAADPLANHFPAAVPDFALNLSTDALRGARIGVWRGYSGVDNDPRVEVILANTIATLKSLGAEIVDPLEIDTDGMGEAARQVLYYEFKEDLKQYLIASNAPLRSLSEVIAFNEANRDLAMPLFGQERMLEAETKGPLTDPEYLQALADSKRISQNAINDALRTHRLDALIAPSRSPAWMTDHVNGDQSSGVSSSSLAAISGYASVTLPAGDIFGMPVGVSFIGGEFSDAALIRYAYALEQAGYQRQPPEISQ, translated from the coding sequence ATGAGTTTTCGCCTGCCGACACTGCTGCTTGCAATCGTCCTCTCTGCTTGTACGACGAGCGGGGAACTGGTCGACTACCGTGAAACGGATATTGCTACGCTGCAAGCACGGATGGAAAGCGGTGAGCTGAGCGCTGTGTCGCTGACCCAGTTCTATCTCGATCGCATTGAAGCAATCGATCGCAACGGTCCTGCGTTGAACTCAATCATCGAGATCAACCCGGATGCACTGGCAATCGCCCGCAGCCTGGACGTAGAGCGCGAACAAATCGGTTCGCGCGGCCCGATGCACGGCATTCCCGTTGTACTGAAAGCCAATATTGATACCGCCGATCGCATGGAAACGACGGCAGGCTCGCTGGCGCTCAAGGGTCATCGGCCGCCGCAGGATGCGTTCATCGTGCAACAACTTCGCGCTGCCGGTGCAGTGATTCTCGGCAAAGCCAACCTTAGCGAGTGGGCCAATTTTCGCTCCACGCATTCATCGAGTGGCTGGAGCAGCATCGGCGGCCAAACGAACAATGCTTACGATCCGGCGCGAAACCCTTGCGGTTCATCAAGTGGTTCAGCCGTTGCCGTTGCTGCAAGTCTGACCAGCGTCGCCATTGGAACCGAAACCAATGGTTCCATTGTCTGCCCCGCGAGCGTGAATGGGCTGGTCGGAATCAAGCCGACACTGGGACTCGTCAGTCGCAGCGGCATCATCCCGATTGCACACAGTCAGGACACGGCCGGGCCGATGGCGCGCACCGTTAAGGATGCAGCCATTCTGCTAACGGCAATAACAGGTCGCGATGCCGCCGATCCTTTAGCGAATCATTTTCCAGCGGCGGTTCCCGATTTCGCACTGAATCTGTCGACGGATGCTTTGCGCGGTGCTCGCATTGGTGTTTGGCGCGGCTACAGCGGTGTGGACAACGACCCGCGGGTTGAGGTGATACTCGCGAACACCATCGCGACACTCAAATCGCTCGGCGCAGAAATTGTCGATCCTCTAGAGATCGACACGGACGGCATGGGGGAAGCCGCACGGCAAGTGCTGTATTACGAATTCAAAGAGGATCTCAAGCAGTATCTGATTGCGAGCAATGCGCCGTTGCGGAGTCTCTCGGAAGTCATCGCGTTCAACGAAGCCAACCGGGATTTGGCGATGCCGCTGTTTGGCCAGGAGCGCATGCTGGAGGCGGAAACCAAGGGCCCGCTCACTGATCCGGAATACCTGCAGGCATTGGCGGACAGCAAACGCATCTCACAGAACGCGATCAATGACGCGCTCAGGACCCACCGGCTCGACGCGTTGATCGCACCATCCCGCAGCCCGGCGTGGATGACGGACCATGTCAACGGTGATCAGTCGTCCGGCGTATCGAGTTCGTCACTCGCGGCCATTTCCGGCTACGCTAGCGTAACGTTGCCCGCCGGCGACATATTCGGCATGCCAGTCGGCGTGTCGTTTATCGGTGGTGAATTCAGTGACGCAGCGCTGATCCGCTATGCCTATGCTCTTGAACAGGCGGGGTACCAGCGTCAGCCACCAGAGATCAGTCAGTAG